Proteins encoded by one window of Dendropsophus ebraccatus isolate aDenEbr1 chromosome 4, aDenEbr1.pat, whole genome shotgun sequence:
- the LOC138789150 gene encoding uncharacterized protein, protein MRVILLLVFLRLMHLSTESHIPGIQDVSSWLYTIQSDERPMEKPPPPPPTMYEEFLHWIDTILSYFYPTTNQRPWKYEDFQSEDVVPHIRITYQLFGEFLADPVGDLYAAPGHRRTRERCIGVNTSDSLYYTFYVNCYILCVYFSILQNNPSPSIAPRENPTLMRRIYKWISSKVLGETPPPVTPREDAPSCMTLRNWVISGAVLTLLISPLFAAVVLAAWLAHEEEYSEWETGADSDAAQVQLSEDTVEAEPQPDTPATSEQNTESLNVPADPSAAPEPSRLKGILRSAPRQQVTLKKVKFNKKVHFRPIPPHHKNQKARSSSAHREREFVQDPMSEYDLLPQQDTVNVHQTPPAHHIARHILRSLSCLWCGARTGED, encoded by the exons ATGAGGGTGATTCTGCTACTAGTGTTCCTGCGTCTGATGCATCTATCTACAGAGAGCCATATACCTGGTATTCAGGACGTCTCATCATGGCTGTATACCATCCAGTCTGATGAACGTCCAATGGAGAAACCACCACCGCCTCCTCCCACTATGTATGAG GAATTCTTACACTGGATTGATACCATCTTATCTTATTTTTACCCGACCACCAACCAGAGACCCTGGAAGTATGAG GACTTCCAGTCGGAAGACGTTGTTCCCCACATCAGGATTACATACCAGCTCTTTGGG GAATTTTTAGCGGACCCGGTTGGTGACCTGTACGCCGCACCTGGTCACAGACGCACGCGGGAGCGATGCATTGGAGTAA ACACCTCAGATTCACTTTACTATACTTTCTATGTAAATTGTTATATTCTCTGTGTTTATTTTTCCATCTTACAGAATAACCCATCACCATCCATTGCCCCCCGGGAGAACCCGACGCTTATGCGGAGGATTTATAAATGGATTAGTAGTAAGGTGTTAGGG GAGACCCCACCACCTGTGACCCCTAGAGAGGATGCCCCCAGCTGTATGACCCTGCGCAATTGGGTTATAAGTGGGGCCGTATTGACGCTACTTATATCCCCACTATTCGCAGCAGTGGTCCTGGCCGCTTGGCTGGCCCATGAGGAGGAATACAGCGAATGGGAAACTGGTGCTGATAGTGACGCAGCTCAGGTGCAGCTCAGTGAGGACACGGTGGAGGCTGAACCGCAGCCCGATACACCAGCAACATCTGAACAAAACACAGAGAGCCTGAATGTGCCAGCAGATCCATCAGCAGCACCTGAACCATCCAGGCTCAAGGGCATCCTCAGGTCCGCACCGCGCCAACAAGTCACATTAAAAAAGGTGAAGTTCAACAAGAAGGTGCATTTCCGGCCCATACCGCCGCACCACAAGAACCAAAAGGCTCGAAGCTCCTCAGCACATCGTGAGAGAGAGTTTGTCCAGGACCCCATGTCTGAGTATGACTTACTACCCCAACAGGACACAGTCAACGTCCATCAGACACCACCAGCCCACCACATCGCCAGGCACATCCTAAGATCTCTGAGCTGTCTCTGGTGTGGAGCAAGGACCGGGGAGGACTAG